One Tomitella gaofuii DNA segment encodes these proteins:
- a CDS encoding IclR family transcriptional regulator: MGYRKDEAGSLSMLDRLDLILDVVEDAGFLTLSGVVERTGLARSTAHRLLTHLERKRWLFRVGSNYELGPRLFDLGTKGVRNHWFYRGALPALHRLHAQTGFVVHMAYLDGPEVVYWEKIGPGRFGAAVPTRIGGRNPAHTTALGKALLAVQPRGMVDSLAPFAPATERTVCTPAALHQELDEVRRRGYALDRGEALRGVGCYATAVQAGADDSVNAYRMTAAISVCVPVDRLDVRLVAPLLSAKKQIIDAARINPMTEPADKD, translated from the coding sequence ATGGGCTATCGGAAGGATGAGGCCGGAAGCCTGTCGATGCTCGACAGGCTGGACTTGATCCTCGACGTGGTCGAGGACGCCGGATTCCTCACCCTGTCCGGTGTCGTCGAACGTACCGGGTTGGCCCGCTCGACGGCGCACCGGCTGCTGACACACCTGGAACGCAAGCGCTGGCTGTTCCGGGTGGGCTCCAACTACGAGCTGGGCCCGCGACTGTTCGACCTGGGCACCAAGGGCGTGCGCAACCACTGGTTCTACCGTGGCGCGTTGCCCGCGCTGCATCGCCTGCACGCGCAGACGGGTTTCGTGGTGCACATGGCCTATCTCGACGGGCCCGAGGTCGTGTACTGGGAGAAGATCGGGCCCGGGCGGTTCGGCGCCGCGGTGCCGACACGGATCGGCGGCCGCAATCCGGCGCACACCACAGCGCTCGGCAAGGCGTTGCTGGCAGTGCAGCCGCGCGGCATGGTCGACAGTCTCGCGCCGTTCGCGCCCGCCACCGAGCGCACCGTCTGCACCCCGGCCGCCCTGCATCAGGAGCTGGACGAGGTGCGCCGACGCGGATACGCCCTGGACCGCGGCGAGGCGTTGCGCGGCGTCGGCTGCTACGCCACCGCAGTGCAGGCGGGCGCCGACGATTCGGTGAACGCGTACCGCATGACCGCCGCCATCTCGGTGTGCGTCCCGGTCGACCGGCTGGATGTGCGACTGGTGGCGCCGCTGCTCTCGGCGAAGAAGCAGATCATCGACGCGGCGCGCATCAACCCCATGACCGAGCCGGCGGACAAGGACTGA
- a CDS encoding SDR family NAD(P)-dependent oxidoreductase, which yields MPIKDKVALVTGAGQGVGQGIAFALAERGARLALAGRTYEKVEQTAKEIRERGRDAQAFTCDVTDEYEVATLADKVVDHFGSLSILVNNAQTVINGRLLDITDDDYAMVMDSGPLATLRLMRACHPHLSGGGAIVNLGSAAGVRWDPSGYGIYAASKEAIRALTRTAACEWADDGIRVNAILPLSTSPGLATWAEQRPDEAEAYLSTVPLHRFGDPESDIGAAVAFLCGDEAGYITGHSLPVDGGQVLMR from the coding sequence ATGCCGATCAAGGACAAGGTCGCCCTGGTGACGGGCGCCGGCCAGGGGGTCGGGCAGGGCATCGCGTTCGCGCTGGCCGAGCGCGGTGCGCGGCTGGCGCTGGCGGGCCGCACCTACGAGAAGGTGGAGCAGACCGCCAAGGAGATCCGTGAACGCGGGCGCGACGCGCAGGCGTTCACCTGCGACGTCACCGACGAGTACGAGGTGGCGACCCTGGCGGACAAGGTGGTGGACCACTTCGGTTCGCTGTCGATCCTGGTCAACAACGCCCAGACGGTGATCAACGGCCGGCTGCTCGACATCACCGACGACGACTACGCCATGGTGATGGACTCCGGGCCGCTGGCCACGCTGCGGCTCATGCGCGCATGCCACCCGCACCTGTCGGGCGGCGGCGCGATCGTCAACCTGGGCTCAGCCGCGGGAGTCCGTTGGGACCCTTCGGGATACGGGATCTATGCGGCGTCCAAGGAGGCTATCCGGGCGCTCACCCGCACCGCTGCGTGCGAGTGGGCCGACGACGGCATCCGCGTCAACGCGATCCTGCCGCTGTCGACCTCGCCGGGGCTCGCCACCTGGGCCGAGCAGCGCCCCGACGAGGCGGAGGCCTACCTGAGCACGGTGCCGCTGCACCGCTTCGGGGATCCCGAGAGCGACATCGGCGCGGCCGTCGCATTCCTGTGCGGCGACGAGGCCGGGTACATCACCGGTCATTCGCTGCCCGTGGACGGCGGGCAGGTGCTCATGCGCTGA
- a CDS encoding VOC family protein, which yields MNRAGATNPREIRALGYIEVQTNDMERWRKLAFGVLGFAEGAGPDERALYLRMDERAARIIVTPGETDGVTVVGWEVRDQEALDRVREQVGAAGIEVRDLTQQEADGRRVEAAIAFTDPAGTQLEVFHGALLDHSPVVTPFGAKFVTGAQGLGHVVIPVPDQGAAYDFYVKTLGFLPRGAYRMGASEPTEAELAAAEHAAPGDGPLRIRFFGVNERHHSLAMMPSPKQGPGLIHVMVEVDTLDAVGQAQDRVVAEGISLSSTIGRHTNDKMVSFYVRAPGGWDIEFGCEGMLVDEEHYTAEEITADSYWGHDWSGSEPLAVIS from the coding sequence GTGAACAGAGCCGGCGCGACGAACCCGCGCGAGATTCGCGCGCTGGGCTACATCGAGGTCCAGACGAACGACATGGAGCGCTGGCGGAAGCTGGCGTTCGGGGTGCTGGGTTTCGCGGAGGGGGCGGGGCCCGATGAGAGGGCGCTGTACCTGCGGATGGACGAGCGGGCGGCGCGGATCATCGTCACGCCCGGCGAGACCGATGGCGTGACGGTGGTCGGTTGGGAGGTGCGCGACCAGGAGGCGCTCGACCGGGTGCGCGAGCAGGTCGGCGCCGCGGGCATCGAGGTGCGGGACCTGACGCAGCAGGAGGCGGATGGGCGCCGGGTGGAGGCGGCGATCGCGTTCACCGACCCGGCCGGCACGCAACTCGAGGTGTTCCACGGGGCGCTGCTCGATCACAGCCCGGTGGTGACGCCGTTCGGGGCGAAGTTCGTCACCGGCGCGCAGGGGCTGGGGCATGTGGTGATCCCGGTGCCGGATCAGGGTGCCGCCTACGACTTCTACGTCAAGACCCTCGGGTTCCTGCCGCGCGGCGCCTACCGGATGGGCGCGTCCGAGCCCACGGAGGCCGAGTTGGCGGCGGCCGAGCACGCCGCGCCGGGCGATGGCCCTCTGCGGATCCGGTTCTTCGGGGTCAACGAGCGCCATCACTCGCTGGCGATGATGCCCTCGCCCAAGCAGGGGCCGGGGCTGATCCACGTGATGGTGGAGGTGGACACTCTCGACGCGGTGGGCCAGGCACAGGATCGCGTGGTGGCCGAGGGGATTTCGCTGTCGTCGACGATCGGCCGGCACACCAACGACAAGATGGTGTCGTTCTACGTGCGGGCACCGGGCGGCTGGGACATCGAGTTCGGCTGCGAGGGAATGCTGGTCGACGAGGAGCACTACACGGCCGAGGAGATCACGGCCGACAGCTACTGGGGCCACGACTGGTCCGGCTCCGAACCGCTGGCGGTGATCTCGTGA
- a CDS encoding acyl-CoA dehydrogenase family protein, with the protein MTATDAEARTDAGAQADTARRGHPTHEVFNQPPPRTDINEYTSNAALAEAVQRYGGGWATQHLTEVGALVGGAQFQSDAELVHRFTPELRTHDRYGNRVDEVDFHPSYHRIMGAAIAHGAHTSAWAEPGPGANVARAGVFMQFSQVEPGHACPVSMTHAAVPSLRFSPDLADFWVPRTFSREYDPRLTLDKPGAIFGMAMTEKQGGSDVRANTTRAEELADGTWALTGHKWFCSAPQSDAFLVLAQANAGLTCFLVPRVLPDGTRNVFRIQRLKDKMGNKSNASSEIELDGTVGWLVGEVGRGVRTIIEMVGRTRLDCVYGSAAGMRQAVAEAAWHARHRSAFGRTLIDQPAMTSVLADLHLEAEAATWTAMRLAAAYDDETGEQGPLRRLATAVSKYWVCKRGPHHAYEALECLGGNGFIENFPLARRYREQPVMAVWEGSGNVIVLDVLRAMAREPETMEAFDAEVALAAGSSPAFDAHLATMRRMIAATAADPASAESRARRLVESMALAFQASLLVREAPAAVADGFVAARLGGDGGFEYGTLPDGADAVAIAARA; encoded by the coding sequence ATGACCGCAACCGACGCCGAGGCGCGGACCGATGCCGGCGCACAGGCCGACACCGCCCGCCGCGGCCACCCCACCCACGAGGTGTTCAACCAGCCGCCGCCGCGCACGGACATCAACGAGTACACGTCCAATGCGGCGCTCGCCGAGGCCGTGCAGCGCTACGGCGGCGGCTGGGCGACGCAGCATCTGACCGAGGTGGGCGCGCTCGTGGGCGGCGCGCAGTTCCAGAGCGACGCGGAGCTGGTGCACCGGTTCACCCCGGAGCTGCGCACTCACGACCGCTACGGCAACCGCGTCGACGAGGTCGACTTCCACCCCTCCTACCACCGGATCATGGGCGCGGCGATCGCACACGGCGCGCACACGAGCGCCTGGGCGGAGCCGGGTCCGGGGGCCAACGTGGCCCGCGCCGGCGTGTTCATGCAGTTCTCGCAGGTGGAGCCGGGACACGCCTGCCCGGTGTCGATGACGCACGCAGCGGTGCCGTCGCTGCGCTTCAGCCCGGATCTGGCCGATTTCTGGGTGCCGCGCACCTTCTCGCGCGAGTACGACCCGCGTCTGACCCTCGACAAGCCGGGAGCGATCTTCGGCATGGCGATGACGGAGAAGCAGGGCGGTTCGGACGTGCGGGCCAACACCACCCGCGCCGAGGAACTCGCCGACGGCACCTGGGCGCTCACGGGGCACAAGTGGTTCTGTTCGGCGCCGCAATCGGACGCGTTCCTGGTGCTGGCGCAGGCGAACGCGGGCCTGACCTGCTTCCTGGTGCCGCGGGTGCTGCCGGACGGGACGCGCAACGTCTTCCGCATCCAGCGGCTCAAGGACAAGATGGGCAACAAGTCCAACGCCTCCTCGGAGATCGAGCTGGACGGCACCGTCGGGTGGCTCGTCGGCGAGGTCGGCCGCGGGGTGCGCACCATCATCGAGATGGTCGGGCGCACCCGTCTGGACTGCGTGTACGGATCGGCGGCCGGGATGCGCCAGGCGGTGGCGGAAGCCGCGTGGCACGCGCGGCACCGCAGCGCCTTCGGGCGGACGCTCATCGACCAGCCGGCGATGACGAGCGTGCTCGCCGACCTGCACCTCGAGGCGGAGGCGGCCACGTGGACCGCGATGCGCCTGGCCGCCGCCTACGACGACGAGACCGGCGAGCAGGGGCCGCTGCGCCGGCTGGCCACGGCGGTGTCCAAGTACTGGGTGTGCAAGCGCGGCCCCCATCACGCCTACGAGGCGCTCGAGTGCCTGGGCGGCAACGGCTTCATCGAGAACTTCCCGCTGGCCCGCCGCTACCGGGAGCAGCCCGTGATGGCGGTGTGGGAGGGATCCGGCAACGTGATCGTGCTCGACGTGCTGCGGGCCATGGCGCGCGAACCGGAGACGATGGAGGCGTTCGACGCCGAGGTGGCGCTGGCGGCCGGCTCGTCGCCGGCGTTCGACGCCCACCTGGCGACGATGCGCAGGATGATCGCGGCGACGGCGGCCGACCCGGCGAGCGCGGAATCACGGGCGCGGCGCCTGGTCGAGTCGATGGCGCTGGCGTTCCAGGCGTCGCTGCTGGTGCGGGAGGCGCCGGCAGCGGTGGCCGACGGGTTCGTCGCGGCACGGCTGGGCGGCGACGGCGGGTTCGAATACGGGACGCTGCCCGACGGGGCGGACGCCGTGGCCATCGCGGCCCGCGCATGA
- a CDS encoding flavin reductase family protein, with the protein MTPVAVAQQATDTPVDPRTLRTVLGNFCTGVTVITAHDGDRPLGFACQSVTSLSLEPPYISFCPAKTSTSWPAMRAAQTVCINVLAADQKDVCGRFAVSGGDKFDGLQWYRGGNGAPAVSGALARIEAELAFEHEAGDHTIAICRVTALEAGRDVDPLLFFRGGFGSFADV; encoded by the coding sequence ATGACCCCCGTGGCGGTGGCACAGCAGGCCACCGATACGCCGGTGGACCCGCGGACGCTGCGCACGGTGCTGGGCAACTTCTGCACCGGGGTCACCGTGATCACCGCGCACGACGGCGACCGCCCGCTGGGGTTCGCCTGCCAGTCGGTCACGTCGCTGTCGCTCGAGCCGCCGTACATCTCGTTCTGCCCGGCGAAGACGTCCACCAGCTGGCCGGCCATGCGTGCCGCGCAGACGGTGTGCATCAACGTGCTGGCCGCCGACCAGAAGGACGTCTGCGGGCGGTTCGCCGTGAGCGGCGGCGACAAGTTCGACGGCCTTCAGTGGTACCGCGGGGGCAACGGCGCCCCTGCCGTCAGCGGGGCGCTGGCGCGCATCGAGGCGGAGCTGGCGTTCGAGCACGAGGCCGGCGACCACACCATCGCGATCTGCCGGGTGACCGCACTGGAGGCGGGGCGCGACGTGGACCCGCTGCTGTTCTTCCGCGGCGGCTTCGGGAGCTTCGCCGACGTGTGA
- a CDS encoding ABC transporter substrate-binding protein, with product MVKGIRRQGIRRGAQAAAVFCGAALVLTGCVSAGSDGGATAATASDGEVTVGIIGDQPDGGDPVDGGVLRFASYAPVRSLDPVKTQASGTTGGTELAAVYDVLVRYDAVKDEYEPRLAESLEESDDGLTWTLKLRDGITFSDGTPLDAAAVVASTERYNRLNGPDAQVFTDSVASVEAKDPSTVVYTLNQPWHQFPAMLSLGHGMIVAPSAGEGADFTPIGAGPFTVESLGQNELKLVAREDYWDGAPHLDGLSFVTIAGEKPKIDSLANGDIEMAYLRDPTYVAQAKQKFPGYLHRYSLTDQIQLNSRPGRPGADERIRQAVQYALDPEAVNQRVDGGIGDPGTEIFPEWSKWHDDAQAAPTFDPDKARALVEEAKADGAATRLTYVSVQDDRSQKYALTTEAMLENVGLTVDIDFVPTVTDMVRRLYVDHDYDIGYTALSLPDAAPYIRLYSALSSTSTNNSSGYHSEQMDALLAKIQQAPDEDAKRAAFAELQQQFTEHAPMVPMASGSNFVAWSPNVYGVTPTMDSVMLFDEAWVKK from the coding sequence ATGGTCAAAGGGATCAGACGGCAAGGGATCAGACGAGGAGCGCAGGCCGCCGCGGTGTTCTGCGGCGCCGCGCTGGTGCTCACGGGCTGCGTGAGTGCAGGGTCCGACGGCGGTGCCACCGCGGCGACGGCGTCGGACGGCGAGGTCACGGTCGGCATCATCGGCGACCAGCCGGACGGCGGCGACCCCGTGGACGGCGGCGTGCTGCGCTTCGCGTCCTACGCTCCCGTGCGCAGCCTCGACCCGGTGAAGACGCAGGCGTCGGGCACGACCGGCGGCACGGAGCTGGCCGCGGTGTACGACGTGCTGGTGCGGTACGACGCGGTGAAGGACGAGTACGAGCCGCGCCTGGCCGAGTCGCTGGAGGAGAGCGACGACGGCCTGACCTGGACTCTGAAGTTGCGCGACGGGATCACCTTCAGCGACGGGACGCCGCTCGACGCCGCCGCCGTGGTGGCCAGCACCGAGCGGTACAACAGGCTCAACGGGCCGGACGCCCAGGTGTTCACCGATAGCGTCGCTTCCGTCGAGGCGAAGGACCCGTCGACGGTGGTCTATACGCTGAATCAGCCGTGGCACCAGTTCCCGGCGATGCTGTCGCTGGGGCACGGGATGATCGTCGCCCCGTCCGCCGGTGAGGGTGCGGACTTCACCCCCATCGGCGCGGGTCCGTTCACGGTGGAGTCCCTGGGCCAGAACGAGCTGAAACTCGTCGCGCGTGAGGACTACTGGGATGGGGCGCCGCATCTCGACGGACTGTCGTTCGTGACCATCGCAGGCGAGAAGCCGAAGATCGACTCGCTGGCCAACGGCGACATCGAGATGGCCTACCTGCGCGATCCGACCTATGTGGCGCAGGCTAAGCAGAAGTTCCCGGGCTACCTGCACCGTTACAGCCTCACCGACCAGATCCAGCTCAACAGCCGGCCCGGCAGGCCCGGTGCGGATGAACGCATCCGCCAGGCGGTGCAGTATGCGCTCGATCCTGAGGCCGTGAACCAGCGGGTGGACGGCGGGATCGGGGATCCCGGCACGGAGATCTTCCCGGAATGGTCCAAGTGGCACGACGATGCGCAGGCCGCGCCCACCTTCGACCCGGACAAGGCGCGTGCGCTGGTCGAGGAGGCCAAGGCGGACGGGGCGGCCACCCGGCTGACCTACGTCAGCGTCCAGGACGACCGCTCGCAGAAGTACGCCCTGACGACGGAGGCGATGCTCGAGAACGTGGGCCTGACGGTGGACATCGACTTCGTCCCGACGGTCACCGACATGGTGCGGCGCCTGTACGTCGACCACGACTACGACATCGGCTACACGGCGCTGAGCCTGCCGGACGCGGCACCGTACATCCGGCTGTACAGCGCGCTCAGCAGCACGTCCACCAACAATTCGTCCGGCTATCACAGCGAGCAGATGGACGCGCTGCTGGCGAAGATCCAGCAGGCGCCGGACGAGGACGCCAAGCGGGCGGCGTTCGCCGAGCTGCAGCAGCAGTTCACCGAACACGCGCCGATGGTGCCGATGGCCTCCGGGAGTAACTTCGTCGCCTGGTCGCCGAACGTCTACGGCGTGACGCCGACGATGGACAGCGTGATGCTGTTCGACGAGGCGTGGGTCAAGAAGTAG
- a CDS encoding Rieske 2Fe-2S domain-containing protein: protein MTVSGDVKDSASAGAGQPVGDEVRVIESGGNPERFARGWHCLGLAKDFRDGAPHSVEAFGGKLVVWQDTQGELNVLDSYCRHMGGDLSQGTVKGDEIACPFHDWRWGGDGKCKDIPYAKRVPMRARTQAWPTLERNGQLYVWNDPEGGKPTEEETIPEIEGYGSDKWTEWSWNSVLIEGTNCRELVDNVVDMAHFFYVHLNQPLHFRNIFEGHIATQEMSFKPRADMAGEDYVNFGEESVTQSTASYFGPSYMINRLTAQDGLEVILINCHVPVRPDAFRLQYGVMVSKLPGMTDEEAQALAEQFGNGTMETFEQDVQIWDTKARIDNPLLCEDDGPVYQLRRWYEQFYVDRDDITEDMVRRFEFDVDVTKANEYWDREVAENVERKRAEKQRLAAAGS, encoded by the coding sequence ATGACGGTAAGCGGAGATGTGAAGGATTCTGCGTCGGCCGGGGCAGGGCAGCCCGTCGGCGACGAGGTGCGCGTGATCGAATCGGGCGGCAACCCCGAGCGGTTCGCCCGCGGCTGGCACTGCCTGGGCCTGGCCAAGGACTTCCGCGACGGCGCGCCGCACTCGGTGGAGGCGTTCGGCGGCAAGCTCGTCGTCTGGCAGGACACCCAGGGCGAGCTCAACGTGCTGGACTCGTACTGCCGGCACATGGGGGGCGACCTGTCGCAGGGCACCGTCAAGGGCGACGAGATCGCCTGCCCGTTCCACGACTGGCGCTGGGGCGGCGACGGCAAGTGCAAGGACATCCCCTACGCCAAGCGCGTGCCCATGCGGGCCCGCACCCAGGCCTGGCCCACGCTCGAGCGCAACGGCCAGCTGTACGTGTGGAACGACCCGGAGGGCGGCAAGCCCACCGAGGAGGAGACGATCCCCGAGATCGAGGGGTACGGCTCCGACAAGTGGACCGAGTGGAGCTGGAACTCGGTGCTCATCGAGGGCACCAACTGCCGCGAACTGGTGGACAACGTCGTCGACATGGCGCACTTCTTCTACGTGCACCTCAACCAGCCGCTGCACTTCCGCAACATCTTCGAAGGCCACATCGCCACCCAGGAGATGTCGTTCAAACCGCGCGCGGACATGGCGGGCGAGGACTACGTGAACTTCGGCGAGGAGTCCGTCACCCAATCCACCGCGTCCTACTTCGGTCCGTCCTACATGATCAACCGGCTGACGGCGCAGGACGGACTCGAGGTGATCCTCATCAACTGCCACGTGCCGGTGCGTCCCGACGCGTTCCGCCTGCAGTACGGCGTGATGGTCTCGAAGCTGCCGGGCATGACCGACGAGGAGGCCCAGGCGCTGGCCGAGCAGTTCGGCAACGGCACCATGGAGACCTTCGAGCAGGACGTGCAGATCTGGGACACCAAGGCGCGCATCGACAACCCGCTGCTGTGTGAAGACGACGGCCCTGTCTACCAGCTGCGCCGCTGGTACGAGCAGTTCTACGTGGATCGCGACGACATCACCGAGGACATGGTGCGCCGCTTCGAGTTCGACGTGGACGTCACCAAGGCCAACGAGTACTGGGACCGCGAGGTGGCCGAGAACGTCGAGCGCAAGCGCGCCGAGAAGCAGCGCCTGGCCGCGGCCGGCTCGTAA
- a CDS encoding TIGR03619 family F420-dependent LLM class oxidoreductase: protein MKIGIFSPVVVHHPASASAWEAEAGIAELADIAAEADDLGFHHMTCSEHVAIPTDVAAERGGTYWDPLATFGYLAARTRRIKFATQVLVLGYHHPLDVAKRYGTLDAVSGGRLILGVGVGSLQEEFELIGAQFDGRGAAADDAMRALRASLGRTAPSYSGTHFTYDDWIVSPAAVQERVPMWVGGRTLRSLRRAVELGDGWVPFGLPHARLSEMLAGRDLPGGFEVVLSAESAVDPAGDPAGCRAALEATRDAGATIATITIAARSAAHYREQLAALAERAREAGAQLG from the coding sequence ATGAAGATCGGCATCTTCTCGCCGGTGGTGGTGCACCACCCGGCGTCGGCCAGCGCGTGGGAGGCGGAGGCCGGCATCGCCGAGCTCGCCGACATCGCCGCCGAGGCCGACGACCTCGGCTTCCACCACATGACCTGCAGCGAGCACGTGGCCATCCCCACCGACGTCGCCGCCGAGCGCGGCGGCACCTACTGGGATCCGCTGGCCACCTTCGGCTACCTCGCCGCCCGCACACGGCGGATCAAGTTCGCCACCCAGGTGCTGGTGCTCGGCTACCACCACCCGCTCGACGTCGCCAAGCGCTACGGCACGCTCGACGCCGTCAGCGGCGGTCGGCTGATCCTCGGCGTCGGGGTGGGAAGCCTCCAGGAGGAGTTCGAGCTGATCGGCGCGCAGTTCGACGGCCGCGGCGCGGCGGCCGACGACGCCATGCGCGCGCTGCGCGCCTCGCTGGGGCGCACCGCGCCGTCGTACTCGGGCACGCACTTCACCTACGACGACTGGATCGTCTCGCCCGCCGCGGTGCAGGAGCGGGTGCCGATGTGGGTGGGCGGGCGCACCCTGCGGTCGCTGCGCCGTGCCGTCGAGCTCGGCGACGGGTGGGTGCCGTTCGGCCTGCCGCACGCCCGCCTGTCCGAGATGCTGGCGGGCCGCGACCTTCCGGGCGGGTTCGAGGTGGTGCTGTCCGCCGAGTCGGCCGTCGACCCCGCCGGCGATCCGGCCGGATGCCGGGCCGCGCTGGAGGCCACCCGGGACGCGGGCGCGACGATCGCCACGATCACCATCGCCGCGCGCAGCGCCGCGCACTACCGCGAGCAGCTCGCGGCCCTCGCGGAGCGCGCGCGCGAGGCGGGCGCCCAGCTCGGCTGA
- a CDS encoding SDR family NAD(P)-dependent oxidoreductase yields the protein MSAVELDARKYGPWAVIAGGSEAVGAEFAHLIAKAGLNLLLIARKEGPLEETAEAVRAHGTEVRTLSVDLVDPGAIEAIAAATADLEVGLLVVNAGANTYGHEFVTSDLDAFRKVLTLNIDRKLEITHLFGGPMRERGRGGIILLGSVTGFVGCTHMSVYSGAKAFSRIFTEGLWLEMREYDVDVLALTAGVTRTPAMERAGLRFDTPGLNVSDPADVAREGLEHLADGPVWIVEDHYGKAVERSSFPRDEQVLAEAAEVAQMMGR from the coding sequence GTGAGCGCCGTCGAGCTCGACGCGCGGAAGTACGGACCGTGGGCGGTCATCGCCGGCGGTTCGGAGGCCGTGGGCGCCGAGTTCGCGCACCTGATCGCGAAGGCGGGGCTCAATCTGCTGCTCATCGCCCGCAAGGAGGGCCCGCTCGAGGAGACCGCGGAGGCCGTCCGTGCGCACGGCACCGAGGTCCGCACGCTCAGCGTGGACCTGGTGGACCCGGGCGCCATCGAGGCGATCGCGGCGGCGACGGCGGACCTCGAGGTGGGGCTGCTCGTGGTCAACGCGGGCGCCAACACCTACGGACATGAGTTCGTCACCAGCGACCTCGACGCGTTCCGCAAGGTGCTGACGCTGAACATCGACCGCAAACTCGAGATCACCCACCTGTTCGGCGGTCCGATGCGTGAACGAGGCCGCGGCGGGATCATCCTGCTCGGCTCGGTCACCGGCTTCGTCGGCTGCACCCACATGAGCGTGTACTCGGGGGCCAAGGCGTTCAGCAGGATCTTCACCGAGGGTCTGTGGCTGGAGATGCGGGAGTACGACGTGGACGTGCTCGCCCTGACAGCGGGCGTCACGCGCACCCCGGCGATGGAGCGCGCGGGTCTGCGGTTCGATACCCCCGGCCTCAACGTGTCGGATCCTGCGGACGTGGCCCGCGAGGGCCTGGAGCACCTCGCCGACGGCCCGGTCTGGATCGTCGAGGACCACTACGGCAAGGCCGTGGAACGTTCGAGCTTCCCCCGCGACGAGCAGGTGCTCGCCGAGGCCGCCGAGGTCGCGCAGATGATGGGGCGCTAG
- a CDS encoding NADH:flavin oxidoreductase, with translation MRTIPITASSTPSPFDPATLGPVRVPNRIIKAATSEGRSPEGLVTQDLIDFHLGFVRGGVGMTTIAYCCVSPEGKSAPGQIVMSPEAVPGLRRLADAVHAEGAAVSAQLGHAGPVGSKKITGVTPTAPSKFVNPTSFEYCRPITRAEIARVTEQFAAAAQVAVDAGLDAVELHFGHNYLPSAFLSPLLNRRKDEYGGGIDNRSRLVREIARAVRERVGDAIAVTAKISMIDGVPGGIKLAESLRTAQLLDADANLDAILLTEGSSVVRQMYLFRGEVPVEDFAALMKQPVKTGVRLFGKKVLGEFPYEDLYMLEAARQFVPVVKNSKLILLGGITNRDHMEAGMREGFDFVAMGRALLREPGLVNAVREDRDKQTLCTHCNRCMYTVYGRTHCVLDPESAFGPATEAPAAAAPASIAGLAAHA, from the coding sequence GTGCGCACGATCCCGATCACCGCGTCGTCGACGCCGAGCCCGTTCGACCCGGCCACGCTGGGGCCCGTCCGCGTGCCGAACCGGATCATCAAGGCGGCGACGTCGGAGGGGCGCTCCCCGGAGGGCCTGGTCACGCAGGACTTGATCGACTTCCACCTGGGCTTCGTCCGGGGCGGCGTGGGCATGACCACCATCGCCTACTGTTGCGTGAGCCCCGAGGGCAAGTCGGCCCCCGGCCAGATCGTGATGAGCCCGGAGGCGGTGCCGGGGCTGCGCCGGCTGGCCGATGCCGTGCACGCGGAGGGCGCGGCCGTGTCGGCGCAGCTGGGGCACGCCGGCCCGGTGGGCTCGAAGAAGATCACCGGCGTCACGCCCACGGCCCCCAGCAAGTTCGTCAACCCCACCTCGTTCGAGTACTGCCGCCCCATCACCCGGGCGGAGATCGCGCGGGTCACCGAGCAGTTCGCCGCGGCCGCCCAGGTGGCGGTCGACGCGGGGCTCGACGCGGTGGAGCTGCACTTCGGCCACAACTACCTGCCGAGCGCGTTCCTGAGCCCCCTGCTCAACCGCCGCAAGGACGAGTACGGCGGCGGCATCGACAACCGGTCGCGCCTGGTGCGCGAGATCGCCCGGGCCGTGCGCGAGCGGGTGGGCGACGCGATCGCCGTGACCGCGAAGATCAGCATGATCGACGGGGTGCCGGGCGGGATCAAGCTGGCGGAGTCGCTGCGCACCGCGCAGCTGCTGGACGCCGACGCGAACCTGGACGCGATCCTGCTCACCGAGGGGTCCTCGGTGGTGCGGCAGATGTACCTGTTCCGCGGGGAGGTGCCGGTGGAGGACTTCGCCGCGCTGATGAAGCAGCCGGTGAAGACCGGGGTGCGGTTGTTCGGCAAGAAGGTGCTGGGCGAGTTCCCGTATGAGGACCTCTACATGCTCGAGGCGGCACGCCAGTTCGTCCCGGTGGTGAAGAACAGCAAGCTGATCCTGCTCGGCGGCATCACCAACCGTGACCACATGGAGGCGGGGATGCGCGAGGGGTTCGACTTCGTCGCCATGGGCCGGGCGCTGCTGCGTGAGCCCGGCCTCGTCAACGCGGTCCGCGAGGACCGCGACAAGCAGACGCTGTGCACACACTGCAACCGGTGCATGTACACGGTCTACGGGCGGACGCACTGTGTGCTGGACCCGGAGTCCGCGTTCGGCCCCGCGACGGAGGCGCCCGCCGCGGCGGCTCCCGCCTCGATCGCCGGCCTGGCCGCACACGCCTGA